TCCACCACCACCAGCACCGGCGGCTTGGAGGAGATGGCGGCGAACGCATCATCCGCGTCGCCCGTGGCTGACACGGAGAGCCCCGGTTCCTCGAGCATGCGCCGGAGCAGCTCGCGCGAGGCGTTGTGGGGACTGACGATGAGGACGCGGCGCATCTTGTGGAGAATCTAGCCCTTCCACACCGCGATTGCGGCCCCCGCGAACGCGAGCGCCGAACCCACCACCCGGGCAAGCGTCGCCGGGCGACCTTCCACCATGGCATCCCACACGAGGCTGGTGAGGAGCTGCGCCGCCATCAGCAGCAGCGCGGACTGCACCGCGCCCAGCCGGCCGATGGCCCACGGCATGCCAATGACGATGAGCACCCCACACAGCCCCGGCACCAGGTGCCAGGGGGTGAAGCCGTCGAAGAAGCGGCCCTGGCCGGTGGAGGCCTCGGGCCAGAAGCCCGGCACCGTGCGCGCCAC
Above is a genomic segment from Pyxidicoccus trucidator containing:
- a CDS encoding DMT family transporter, which produces MRLISLVPLLCGLAVVAQAGLNRRFAGQSGLLSAVLVNMVVATVATFGVYAVARTVPGFWPEASTGQGRFFDGFTPWHLVPGLCGVLIVIGMPWAIGRLGAVQSALLLMAAQLLTSLVWDAMVEGRPATLARVVGSALAFAGAAIAVWKG